A window from Gottschalkiaceae bacterium SANA encodes these proteins:
- a CDS encoding aspartate kinase: protein MGTVMKFGGTSVASVEKMQAIARFVRAKREMGESIVVVVSAMGKTTDRLVEMAANISHTPDPRELDMLLSTGEQQSVALMAMGLDAEGVAAISMTGAQAGIRTEGKYTRNRIANIDPSTIEAQHALGKVVVVAGFQGMNEAGDITTLGRGGSDTTAVALAAKLGFDCAIYTDVEGVYSVDPRIVPSAKKLDSISYEEMMEMAALGAGVMEPRAVEIGKKYGVPIYVAKSLSEKTGTWIDEGEAMEKKLITGLSVSDEVLMVTVEKIPNDPGAVARIFQALQEQEINVDMISQTAPIEGTVAISFTCELGDREGVKRAIHQVKHDGFMVQARLQGEITKISVVGIGMRDTSGVASRMFQLFAREGIPFFQVTTSEISISYTIPSDRKQAAIQAIANEFEL from the coding sequence ATGGGAACGGTTATGAAATTTGGAGGCACTTCGGTTGCCTCAGTAGAAAAAATGCAGGCAATTGCTCGATTCGTACGAGCTAAACGTGAAATGGGAGAGAGTATTGTTGTTGTGGTTTCCGCCATGGGAAAAACAACGGATCGATTGGTTGAGATGGCAGCAAATATAAGCCATACACCTGATCCAAGGGAACTGGACATGCTTCTTTCCACCGGAGAGCAGCAGAGCGTCGCTCTGATGGCTATGGGATTGGATGCTGAAGGTGTAGCGGCCATTTCCATGACAGGTGCCCAGGCGGGCATACGCACAGAAGGAAAGTACACCAGAAATCGAATTGCAAATATTGATCCATCCACCATTGAAGCCCAGCACGCCTTGGGTAAGGTCGTGGTGGTAGCCGGTTTTCAGGGTATGAATGAAGCGGGCGATATTACAACTCTAGGTCGAGGCGGATCCGATACAACGGCAGTTGCTTTGGCTGCAAAGCTAGGATTTGACTGTGCCATTTATACAGATGTGGAAGGGGTCTATAGTGTGGATCCTAGAATTGTTCCATCTGCAAAGAAACTGGATTCTATCTCCTATGAAGAGATGATGGAGATGGCTGCTTTGGGTGCCGGAGTGATGGAACCCAGAGCGGTTGAAATTGGAAAAAAGTATGGGGTTCCGATTTATGTGGCAAAAAGTCTTTCAGAAAAGACAGGTACATGGATTGATGAGGGAGAAGCAATGGAAAAGAAATTGATAACGGGTTTAAGTGTAAGCGATGAGGTTTTGATGGTCACCGTGGAGAAGATTCCCAATGATCCCGGGGCGGTTGCCAGAATCTTTCAGGCATTGCAGGAACAGGAAATTAATGTGGATATGATTTCACAAACAGCACCGATCGAAGGCACAGTTGCCATCAGCTTCACCTGTGAGCTAGGCGATCGGGAAGGGGTTAAACGGGCCATTCATCAAGTGAAACACGATGGTTTTATGGTACAGGCTCGCCTTCAAGGAGAAATTACAAAGATATCCGTTGTTGGTATTGGAATGAGAGATACCAGCGGCGTAGCATCCCGGATGTTTCAATTATTTGCAAGAGAGGGAATTCCTTTTTTCCAAGTAACAACATCAGAGATTAGCATATCGTATACGATCCCATCGGATCGAAAACAAGCAGCGATTCAAGCAATCGCAAACGAATTTGAATTATAG
- a CDS encoding aspartate-semialdehyde dehydrogenase has protein sequence MKSKVNVGIVGATGMVGRTFLKVLAEKDFPIDQLYLFSSAKSAGSEVEYRGNTYIVEELTENSFDRDMDIALFSAGGGISEKFAPIAASKGVVVVDNSSQWRMDPEVPLVVPEVNPEDVKKHNGIIANPNCSTIQSVVPLRVLDDTFGIKRIIYNTYQAVSGSGVGGIKDLEDGMEGIAPKKYNHPIAFNILPQIDVFEENGYTKEEMKMIEETQKILGRPELKVTATTVRVPVRYGHCVSINLEFEKPFTVAAIQELMAQTEGIVLVDDPSKELYPMPIDAEGTNEVYMGRIRRDFSQDNGVNMWCVADNIRKGAATNTVQIAELLLDIL, from the coding sequence ATGAAAAGCAAGGTTAATGTGGGGATTGTAGGCGCAACAGGAATGGTAGGCAGAACGTTTTTAAAGGTGTTGGCAGAGAAAGATTTTCCAATCGATCAATTGTATCTTTTCTCTTCAGCGAAATCAGCTGGATCAGAAGTTGAATATAGAGGAAATACCTATATTGTGGAAGAGTTGACCGAAAACTCATTTGATCGAGATATGGATATCGCACTTTTCTCGGCAGGGGGTGGAATTTCTGAAAAATTCGCTCCGATTGCGGCATCAAAAGGTGTTGTCGTCGTAGATAACTCTAGCCAATGGAGAATGGATCCAGAAGTGCCTTTGGTTGTACCTGAGGTGAACCCTGAAGATGTAAAGAAGCATAATGGCATCATTGCCAACCCCAACTGTTCAACGATTCAGTCGGTGGTTCCGCTTCGTGTTCTTGACGATACCTTTGGCATTAAACGCATCATTTACAATACTTATCAAGCTGTATCAGGATCCGGTGTTGGTGGCATTAAAGATTTGGAAGACGGAATGGAAGGCATTGCGCCTAAAAAATACAATCATCCAATCGCTTTTAACATCTTGCCTCAAATTGATGTATTTGAGGAAAATGGCTATACCAAAGAAGAGATGAAGATGATCGAAGAAACACAAAAGATTTTGGGCAGACCAGAGCTGAAAGTAACAGCAACGACGGTTCGCGTTCCGGTTCGTTACGGACATTGTGTATCTATCAACCTGGAATTTGAAAAGCCATTTACCGTAGCAGCGATTCAAGAACTAATGGCACAAACTGAGGGCATTGTCCTTGTGGACGATCCTTCCAAAGAGTTGTACCCAATGCCAATTGATGCAGAGGGAACCAACGAGGTCTACATGGGTAGAATTCGCCGAGATTTTTCTCAAGATAATGGCGTGAACATGTGGTGTGTAGCCGATAATATCCGAAAAGGTGCTGCAACTAACACTGTACAAATTGCTGAATTGTTATTAGACATCCTGTAA
- the dapA gene encoding 4-hydroxy-tetrahydrodipicolinate synthase — translation MLFEGSCVAVVTPFDEDGQINFETYGKLLDWHIEQGTDAILTCGTTGEAAAMNDAEHKSVMKFAVDHVAGRVPVIAGTGSNDTAYAIQLSQYAESVGANGLLVVSPYYNKSTQEGMIAHFTAIADSVKTPIILYNVPGRTGINIEASTIAALSAHPNICGVKEASGNISQCADIARLCPDDFQMWSGNDDMIVPLMSLGGSGVISVIANIMPKETSQIVHTYLDGDTKGALAMQLSMNALVHQLFVETNPIPVKKAMSLMDLCGGTMRLPLIDIQPKNEVTLVVEMKNIGLLEV, via the coding sequence ATGTTGTTTGAAGGATCTTGCGTAGCGGTAGTCACGCCATTTGACGAGGATGGCCAAATTAATTTTGAAACCTATGGGAAGTTGTTGGACTGGCATATTGAGCAAGGCACTGATGCCATCTTGACCTGTGGAACGACAGGTGAAGCGGCAGCCATGAACGATGCTGAGCACAAATCTGTGATGAAGTTTGCTGTTGACCATGTCGCAGGCCGCGTACCCGTGATCGCGGGCACAGGATCCAATGATACGGCCTATGCCATTCAGCTGAGCCAATATGCGGAGTCGGTTGGCGCAAACGGTCTTCTGGTTGTTTCTCCATATTATAATAAAAGTACACAAGAGGGCATGATCGCTCATTTTACAGCCATTGCGGATTCAGTAAAAACGCCGATCATCTTGTACAATGTACCGGGTAGAACCGGCATTAATATTGAGGCGTCTACGATTGCGGCGCTTTCGGCGCATCCAAACATTTGCGGTGTGAAGGAAGCATCTGGGAATATCAGCCAATGCGCCGATATTGCCCGTCTTTGCCCGGACGACTTCCAGATGTGGTCTGGCAATGATGATATGATTGTTCCTTTGATGAGCCTAGGCGGATCTGGTGTCATCTCTGTCATAGCCAATATTATGCCGAAGGAAACATCACAGATTGTACACACATATCTGGACGGCGATACCAAGGGTGCTCTTGCCATGCAATTGTCCATGAATGCCTTGGTGCATCAATTGTTTGTGGAGACCAATCCGATCCCTGTCAAAAAAGCCATGAGTCTGATGGATTTATGCGGGGGAACCATGCGATTGCCTTTGATTGACATTCAACCGAAAAACGAGGTGACCCTTGTTGTGGAAATGAAAAATATCGGCCTCTTGGAGGTGTAG
- the dapB gene encoding 4-hydroxy-tetrahydrodipicolinate reductase has translation MRVIVYGVDGTMGQWVVKSVTDSQRDEFVAGIAPRKELLAPGEFKSLKDFTGQADLVIDFSHPSNLPDLLAFGIGTNTPLLICTTGFSDDEIDQIKEAAASCSILWSTNTSYGVNLLRFLLEDVAEKLLDYDVEIVEKHHNKKKDAPSGTAKTLAGAVSTGRGAYKYGRGLEDGVRESGEIGIHAIRGGSIVGEHDVIFAGAGEVLTFSHQALSKEVFSSGALKTGRWLVGKPAGFYEMKDVFMKEEKA, from the coding sequence ATGCGTGTAATCGTATACGGCGTTGATGGAACCATGGGCCAATGGGTGGTCAAGAGTGTGACGGATAGCCAAAGGGACGAATTTGTCGCTGGGATCGCCCCAAGAAAAGAATTATTGGCGCCCGGGGAATTCAAGAGCCTGAAGGATTTTACTGGCCAAGCGGACCTGGTGATTGATTTTTCACACCCGTCCAACCTGCCGGACCTTTTGGCTTTTGGCATAGGAACGAACACACCCTTATTGATCTGCACGACTGGTTTCAGTGACGATGAAATTGATCAAATCAAGGAGGCTGCTGCCTCTTGTTCGATCCTTTGGTCGACCAACACCTCCTACGGTGTAAACCTACTGCGGTTCTTGCTCGAGGATGTGGCGGAAAAACTCTTGGATTATGATGTGGAGATCGTTGAAAAGCATCACAACAAGAAGAAGGACGCTCCAAGTGGAACGGCTAAAACCCTAGCAGGAGCGGTATCAACAGGACGCGGTGCCTACAAGTATGGACGTGGACTGGAGGATGGAGTGAGAGAATCGGGTGAGATCGGCATTCATGCCATTCGCGGCGGAAGCATTGTGGGCGAACATGATGTAATCTTTGCGGGTGCCGGCGAGGTTCTTACTTTTTCTCATCAAGCCTTATCGAAGGAAGTCTTTTCTTCGGGCGCCTTGAAAACAGGTCGATGGCTGGTGGGCAAACCTGCCGGATTCTATGAAATGAAAGATGTATTTATGAAGGAGGAAAAGGCATGA
- the dapD gene encoding 2,3,4,5-tetrahydropyridine-2,6-dicarboxylate N-acetyltransferase — protein MSQNLTDPYEIARYIKEVEKSTPVKVTIKGELDLIDFGSCRIYGGNTVATVFGEANELTSILEKYAEKIESYEWEADRRNSAIPLLDTTHINARIEPGAFIRSHVSIGESVVIMMGAVINIGASIGARTMIDMGAVLGARATVGADAHIGAGAVLAGVLEPPSKTPVIIEDGVLIGANAVVLEGVRVGKGSVVAAGAVVTEDVPPGVVVAGTPARIIKEKDAKTEEKTQLLDDLRG, from the coding sequence ATGAGTCAGAACCTGACAGATCCTTATGAAATTGCACGATATATTAAAGAGGTCGAGAAGTCGACACCGGTGAAAGTCACCATCAAAGGTGAACTTGATCTCATTGATTTCGGTTCTTGTCGCATTTATGGGGGCAATACAGTTGCCACTGTATTTGGAGAGGCCAATGAATTGACAAGTATTCTTGAGAAATATGCAGAAAAAATTGAATCCTACGAGTGGGAAGCAGATCGAAGAAATTCGGCCATTCCTCTATTGGATACAACCCATATCAATGCGAGAATCGAACCGGGTGCCTTTATACGAAGCCATGTGAGCATCGGAGAATCTGTTGTGATCATGATGGGTGCTGTGATTAACATCGGTGCATCCATTGGGGCGAGAACCATGATCGACATGGGTGCTGTCTTGGGCGCGCGAGCAACCGTTGGTGCGGATGCCCATATTGGTGCGGGCGCTGTTCTTGCAGGCGTATTGGAACCCCCTTCAAAAACACCAGTAATTATTGAGGACGGTGTTTTGATCGGTGCCAATGCCGTGGTCTTAGAAGGCGTACGCGTCGGAAAAGGTAGTGTTGTAGCGGCGGGAGCCGTTGTGACGGAAGATGTACCGCCAGGCGTGGTCGTTGCAGGAACACCGGCAAGGATTATTAAAGAGAAGGATGCAAAGACCGAAGAGAAGACACAATTGCTCGACGATCTTCGCGGATAG
- a CDS encoding aspartate aminotransferase family protein, translated as MNRIERDKRAILNTYKRLPIIIDRTEGHELIDENGIHYLDFFSGIAVNNLGADSAVKKAIHDQVDRYLHLSNYFASEPAVELAELLVDNSFADKVFFTNSGAEAVEAAIKMVRKWGNAKGKTSMLSAKGAFHGRTMGALGLTAKPAYQEPFAPLLSGIAHFEMNKIESIRQMVNEDTAAVFLEMIQGEGGVRPVEQAFMDEVIKLREEFGFLLVVDEIQTGLGRTGTLFAHEQYGIIPDLVCVAKALGGGLPLGGLLVSQALTGVWTPGNHGTTFGGNAVAAAGGRALVTRLLEDGFFEEVNRKSCLIVSGLEELKAEYPGRIQDIRGFGMMIGVDVGQAAPLLQEAFLKRHCLVNTTSGTVLRLIPALNIGDNEIQRFLDIFSEILREA; from the coding sequence ATGAATCGAATCGAACGAGACAAAAGAGCAATTCTCAATACCTATAAGCGTTTGCCTATTATCATCGATAGGACGGAAGGCCATGAGTTAATCGATGAGAATGGCATCCATTACTTGGATTTCTTTTCCGGCATTGCAGTTAACAACCTAGGGGCTGATTCGGCAGTAAAGAAAGCCATCCACGACCAGGTGGATCGCTATTTGCATCTGTCCAATTACTTCGCATCGGAACCAGCGGTGGAATTGGCGGAACTCTTGGTGGATAACAGTTTTGCCGACAAGGTTTTCTTCACCAATTCCGGAGCGGAAGCGGTAGAAGCGGCGATCAAGATGGTGCGCAAGTGGGGCAATGCCAAGGGAAAGACAAGCATGCTTTCTGCCAAGGGAGCCTTTCACGGGCGAACCATGGGTGCCTTGGGATTGACAGCCAAGCCGGCTTACCAAGAACCTTTCGCTCCGTTGCTTTCGGGGATTGCGCATTTTGAAATGAATAAGATCGAATCGATTCGCCAAATGGTCAATGAAGATACGGCGGCCGTCTTCCTGGAGATGATCCAGGGAGAGGGCGGCGTGCGTCCTGTGGAACAGGCCTTTATGGATGAAGTTATTAAATTGAGAGAAGAATTTGGATTTCTCTTAGTGGTGGATGAAATTCAGACAGGCCTAGGTCGAACGGGAACGCTTTTCGCCCATGAGCAGTATGGGATTATACCGGATCTGGTTTGTGTCGCCAAAGCTTTGGGCGGTGGACTTCCATTGGGTGGACTCTTGGTTAGTCAGGCGCTTACGGGTGTATGGACGCCGGGCAACCATGGAACCACCTTTGGAGGCAACGCAGTTGCCGCTGCAGGCGGAAGGGCTTTGGTCACAAGACTGCTGGAAGATGGATTTTTTGAAGAAGTCAATCGAAAATCTTGCCTCATTGTGTCTGGGCTTGAGGAATTGAAGGCGGAATATCCAGGTAGGATACAGGATATCCGCGGGTTTGGCATGATGATTGGTGTAGATGTCGGTCAGGCGGCACCGCTATTGCAAGAAGCGTTTCTAAAACGCCATTGCTTGGTGAATACCACTAGCGGCACCGTGCTTCGATTAATTCCAGCACTGAATATTGGTGATAATGAGATTCAACGGTTTTTGGATATTTTTTCAGAAATTTTGAGGGAGGCGTAA
- a CDS encoding ROK family protein, whose translation MILGGIEAGGTKFVCVVGTEKGEILERKKIPTTSPEETLKEVIEFFKNKKIESLGIASFGPVAVDPAHPNYGSILKTPKLAWADTPILHILKEALNCPVTIDTDVNAAALAEAKKGNAWDVKSCLYLTIGTGVGGGFYNGQLLHGRLHPEMGHMLMPIGTDGFKGTCPFHGSCLEGLVSGPAIEVRAGKKAELIAKDDPVWDQVAETIAMGLVNYQMILSPERIILGGGVMHQCHLYPRIHKAFYRLINGYLPFTEDQVKHHIVSPGLGDDTGSVGALMLALER comes from the coding sequence ATGATTCTAGGTGGTATTGAAGCGGGCGGCACAAAATTTGTCTGCGTGGTGGGCACGGAGAAGGGTGAAATTCTAGAGCGGAAGAAAATTCCAACGACTTCGCCGGAGGAGACCCTGAAAGAGGTAATTGAATTCTTTAAAAATAAGAAAATTGAATCCTTGGGGATTGCAAGCTTCGGTCCCGTTGCGGTGGACCCTGCTCATCCAAACTATGGGTCGATTCTCAAGACACCAAAACTGGCGTGGGCAGATACGCCGATTCTACATATTCTTAAAGAAGCTTTGAATTGTCCTGTAACTATTGATACGGATGTAAATGCGGCAGCTTTAGCCGAGGCCAAGAAGGGTAACGCCTGGGATGTCAAGTCCTGTTTGTATTTGACGATTGGCACGGGTGTTGGAGGTGGATTCTATAATGGCCAATTGCTTCATGGGCGACTCCATCCCGAGATGGGTCATATGCTTATGCCGATAGGAACAGATGGGTTTAAAGGCACTTGTCCTTTCCACGGGAGTTGTTTGGAGGGATTGGTTTCTGGGCCGGCTATTGAAGTGAGGGCTGGAAAAAAAGCAGAATTGATTGCAAAAGATGACCCGGTTTGGGATCAAGTGGCAGAAACGATTGCCATGGGGTTGGTGAATTACCAGATGATCTTATCGCCGGAGCGAATCATTCTGGGTGGAGGAGTCATGCATCAATGTCATCTCTATCCACGAATCCACAAGGCTTTTTATCGATTGATCAACGGCTATTTACCTTTCACAGAAGACCAGGTCAAACACCATATTGTTTCTCCTGGGTTGGGTGATGATACAGGGAGTGTTGGTGCCTTGATGCTTGCATTGGAAAGATAA
- a CDS encoding D-2-hydroxyacid dehydrogenase, whose protein sequence is MHIVSYTGYYDPTPIREFLTAQPNVTFTICNSEDELMKEIPQAEVLITLPFTEELLAAAPKLKWVQCLRAGVDGYPFAAMKKRGLVLTNGKGLHRNHMAEYSIAMMILFARNLHVFQRQQSDSKWKRNIPQDEIFGKTVGILGFGAIGDTLATRAKAMGMRVLALKRNPIQASNVDQWYTPDQTNEFLSQADYLVNLLPNTPATHHALNADSFVAMKNSAVLISIGRGKTVDEQALIKALQTGQISGLAADVFETEPLPVESPLWQMENVVLTPHICGESVHYLEKGIEILEENFARFQDNPETLINQVNLNTGY, encoded by the coding sequence ATGCACATCGTCAGCTATACCGGCTATTATGACCCTACCCCGATTCGAGAATTCCTAACCGCTCAGCCCAATGTTACATTCACCATCTGCAATTCTGAAGATGAATTAATGAAGGAAATTCCTCAAGCAGAAGTACTCATCACCTTGCCTTTTACAGAAGAACTGCTTGCTGCGGCACCCAAACTAAAATGGGTGCAATGTTTACGTGCTGGCGTTGACGGCTATCCCTTTGCCGCCATGAAAAAGCGCGGCCTTGTCCTCACCAACGGAAAGGGACTTCACCGTAATCATATGGCAGAATACAGCATTGCCATGATGATCCTCTTTGCAAGGAATTTGCATGTTTTCCAACGACAGCAAAGCGATTCAAAGTGGAAACGAAATATTCCTCAAGATGAAATCTTTGGAAAAACTGTCGGCATATTGGGCTTCGGTGCCATTGGCGACACCCTGGCAACCCGGGCAAAAGCCATGGGCATGCGAGTCTTGGCTTTAAAACGCAACCCCATTCAAGCAAGCAATGTTGATCAATGGTACACCCCAGACCAAACCAATGAATTCTTAAGCCAGGCTGACTATCTGGTTAATCTTTTGCCCAATACCCCGGCTACCCACCATGCCTTAAACGCTGATTCCTTTGTAGCCATGAAGAATTCTGCGGTTTTAATCAGTATCGGGCGCGGCAAGACTGTCGATGAGCAGGCATTAATTAAAGCGCTTCAGACTGGACAAATTAGTGGACTCGCCGCCGATGTCTTTGAAACAGAACCACTCCCAGTTGAAAGTCCGCTGTGGCAAATGGAAAATGTGGTTCTCACGCCCCACATCTGTGGGGAGAGCGTTCACTATCTAGAGAAAGGCATCGAAATTCTAGAAGAGAATTTTGCACGCTTCCAAGATAATCCTGAAACTCTGATCAACCAAGTCAATCTAAATACTGGCTATTAA
- a CDS encoding DUF3887 domain-containing protein — protein sequence MKKTIGTLLLVMLVMISSVGCKNQVEKPELEEPKVASLEEMEAIALAYVGHLIAAEYDNAYSDYAHDEVMQKAVNAEVYQQIMEGLYTQVGDPIEILTTVEWEAQGYQIVQVAVEFTKKPFGMNVVFNEFGEISGLNYSELAKVPDTEGKELTESYTVESISVGPFDLEGQIMFPIEVAGNKPVPLVILVHGSGATDKDETIGPNKPFMDLAEGLAAQGIASLRFDKRTLSHPESFAGEYEFTVWEETIEDALAAIEIAKADSQINENQIFVLGHSLGGYLLPKMMKHTNEVAGWIFMAASNQPLQGMIVDQYTYLAELDGETSQAEADQIAQVAAIAKQADSPEGLDKQTPILGAYPGYWIDLNAYHPLQEVKLYTTPKLFLQGERDYQVPPAQFDLWKNSIGEAHAEFVLFDQLNHLMMPGEGDPNPGEYQLPNHVDERVVYTIAEFVNRVK from the coding sequence ATGAAAAAAACAATTGGTACTTTATTGCTTGTGATGCTTGTGATGATTTCGTCGGTGGGTTGCAAGAATCAAGTGGAGAAACCGGAACTTGAGGAGCCTAAAGTAGCAAGCTTAGAAGAGATGGAGGCGATTGCATTAGCCTATGTAGGCCATTTGATCGCAGCAGAGTATGACAATGCTTATTCAGATTATGCCCATGACGAGGTTATGCAAAAGGCCGTTAATGCGGAGGTCTATCAGCAGATTATGGAGGGGCTATATACCCAGGTGGGTGATCCGATTGAGATATTGACCACAGTTGAGTGGGAAGCGCAAGGCTATCAAATTGTTCAGGTTGCAGTCGAGTTTACCAAGAAGCCTTTTGGAATGAATGTGGTTTTTAATGAATTTGGTGAGATTTCGGGGTTGAATTACAGTGAGCTGGCAAAGGTTCCGGATACAGAAGGAAAAGAACTGACAGAAAGTTACACTGTTGAATCGATTTCGGTGGGTCCTTTTGACTTGGAGGGACAAATCATGTTTCCTATAGAAGTTGCTGGGAATAAGCCGGTGCCCCTTGTAATTCTTGTCCATGGATCTGGAGCGACGGACAAGGATGAAACCATTGGACCAAACAAGCCTTTCATGGATTTGGCAGAAGGTTTGGCAGCACAGGGTATTGCAAGCTTGCGATTTGATAAGCGAACCTTGAGTCACCCAGAAAGCTTTGCTGGAGAGTATGAGTTTACCGTATGGGAAGAAACCATTGAAGACGCCTTGGCTGCGATCGAGATTGCCAAGGCAGATTCTCAAATCAATGAGAATCAAATCTTTGTCTTGGGACACAGCTTGGGTGGCTATCTATTGCCAAAAATGATGAAGCATACCAATGAAGTAGCGGGCTGGATCTTTATGGCGGCTTCCAATCAACCCTTGCAGGGGATGATCGTTGATCAGTATACCTATCTTGCGGAACTGGATGGAGAAACCAGCCAGGCAGAAGCGGATCAAATTGCCCAGGTTGCGGCGATTGCAAAGCAAGCGGATAGTCCGGAAGGATTGGATAAGCAAACGCCGATTCTTGGCGCGTATCCTGGTTATTGGATCGATTTGAATGCCTATCATCCTTTGCAAGAAGTAAAGCTTTATACCACGCCCAAATTATTCTTGCAGGGAGAGCGGGACTATCAAGTACCACCAGCGCAATTCGATTTATGGAAAAATTCTATTGGTGAGGCCCATGCTGAATTTGTGCTTTTCGATCAATTGAACCATCTGATGATGCCCGGGGAAGGGGATCCCAATCCAGGGGAATATCAATTGCCGAATCATGTAGATGAGCGTGTTGTTTATACGATTGCTGAGTTTGTGAACCGAGTTAAATAG
- a CDS encoding response regulator transcription factor: protein MKAKILLLEDDPGINRLLTLQLQSEGYEVVQAFDGEQAIQYFNTSFHLAILDIMVPKINGFAVLEHIRKDSLIPVLFLTARNEDIDKMQALGMGADDYITKPFSLTEIVYRCKAHLRRAFEYTQVRNQTILTHHDLVLNKDTFEVSLNGAPLQLNVKEFELLTFFMTHVSQVFTKQQLYEQVWQADFFGDDNTVMVHISRLREKLNDNPKRPTYIKTIKGLGYRMEK from the coding sequence ATGAAAGCAAAAATTCTTTTATTGGAAGATGACCCAGGAATTAACCGATTGTTAACGCTACAATTGCAGTCAGAAGGATACGAGGTTGTTCAAGCCTTTGATGGCGAGCAAGCCATTCAATACTTCAACACGTCATTTCATCTTGCTATTCTTGATATTATGGTTCCCAAAATCAATGGATTTGCGGTCTTAGAACACATTCGAAAAGACAGCCTGATTCCCGTCTTGTTTTTAACTGCACGAAACGAAGATATCGACAAGATGCAAGCCTTAGGCATGGGCGCAGACGACTATATTACCAAGCCTTTCAGCCTAACCGAAATCGTCTATCGCTGTAAAGCCCATTTACGACGCGCTTTTGAATACACGCAAGTGAGAAATCAAACGATATTGACCCATCATGACTTGGTCCTTAACAAGGATACCTTTGAAGTGAGTTTAAATGGTGCTCCCCTTCAGCTAAACGTAAAAGAATTTGAATTACTCACCTTCTTTATGACCCACGTCAGTCAAGTTTTTACCAAACAGCAATTGTATGAACAGGTTTGGCAGGCCGACTTCTTTGGTGATGATAATACGGTAATGGTCCATATCTCAAGACTGAGAGAAAAGTTAAACGACAATCCTAAACGACCCACTTATATCAAAACCATTAAGGGCCTCGGCTACAGGATGGAGAAATAA
- a CDS encoding 4Fe-4S binding protein, producing the protein MKRRKVQWLYLLGSNAYLKGFLNGKIFKGVSKHICVPGLQCYSCPGALGACPIGALQAVMGSMKFQVSFYVSGLLVLFGTIFGRVVCGYLCPFGLIQDLMYQIKSKKYKLPKYLRTVKYMILIYFVILIPTLFASRIGIGDPGFCKYICPSGTLFGALPLLLKNQGLRTALGGLFIWKLAVLAGILLSSIFVYRSFCQTLCPLGLIYGWFNRVSILGLKVDTEKCNHCGRCQPVCKLGLDPQVDLTSIECIQCGECEKECKQGAIKRGIR; encoded by the coding sequence ATGAAAAGGCGAAAGGTGCAATGGCTCTATTTGTTAGGAAGTAATGCGTATTTAAAAGGGTTCTTAAATGGGAAGATTTTCAAAGGGGTATCAAAGCACATTTGTGTGCCAGGCTTGCAATGCTATTCCTGTCCCGGTGCTTTAGGCGCTTGTCCCATTGGGGCCTTACAGGCAGTAATGGGAAGTATGAAGTTTCAAGTATCTTTTTATGTGTCAGGATTGCTTGTGTTATTTGGTACTATTTTTGGACGAGTGGTTTGCGGTTATTTATGTCCATTTGGATTGATTCAAGATTTGATGTATCAAATCAAGTCAAAGAAATATAAACTGCCCAAATATTTACGCACTGTCAAATATATGATTTTGATTTATTTTGTGATTTTGATACCGACCCTGTTTGCAAGTCGCATTGGGATCGGCGATCCTGGATTTTGTAAATATATTTGTCCCAGTGGAACGCTTTTTGGAGCGTTACCCTTGTTGTTAAAGAATCAAGGACTTCGGACGGCTTTGGGAGGATTATTTATTTGGAAGCTGGCTGTATTGGCTGGGATTTTATTGAGTTCGATTTTTGTATATCGGAGTTTTTGTCAGACTCTTTGCCCGTTAGGGTTGATTTATGGATGGTTCAATCGAGTAAGTATTTTAGGACTTAAAGTCGATACTGAAAAATGCAACCATTGCGGACGATGTCAACCCGTCTGCAAATTGGGATTGGATCCGCAAGTAGATCTTACGAGCATAGAGTGCATTCAATGTGGCGAATGTGAGAAAGAGTGCAAGCAAGGTGCAATTAAGAGGGGGATAAGATGA